The window CGCCGCGGCGGTCGAGGAGACCGCCGGGGAGGTGCCCGTCGTCGCGGGCGCCGGGTACGGCACGGCCCTCGCGATCCAGTACGCGAAGCTCGCCGAGGAAGCGGGCGCGGACGGGCTCCTCGCCATGCCGCCGTACCTGGTCTTCGCCGACCAGGAAGGGCTGCTCGCCCACTACACGGCGCTGGCCGCGGCCACCTCTCTGGAGACGATCGTCTACCAGCGTGACAACGCCGTCTTCACCCCGGAGACCGTCGTCGCCCTGGCCCGGACGCCAGGGGTCATCGGTCTCAAGGACGGCTACGGCGACCTCGATCTGATGCAGCGCATCGTCAGTGCCGTCCGTACCGAGCTGCCCGGTCAGGACTTCCTGTACTTCAACGGGCTGCCCACCGCCGAACTCACCGGGCTCGCCTACCGTGGCATCGGCGTCACGCTCTACTCCTCCGCCGTGTTCGCCTTCGCGCCGGACATCGCCCTCGCCTTCCACCGGGCCCTGGACTCCGGTGACGACGAGTTCGCCAACGCACTGCTCGACCACTTCTACCGGCCGCTCGTCGAGCTGCGTGCCAAGGGCCGCGGCTACGCCGTCTCGCTGGTCAAGGCCGCCGTCCGGCTGGAGGGCCACGCGGTCGGCGAGGTCCGCACGCCGCTCACCGAGCCGCCCGCCGCGCACATCGAGGAGCTGGCCGGGATCATCGAGCGCGGCCGCGCCGTGCTGGAGAAGTACGGACAGGCCAGGACCGCGCCCGAGAAGCCCGCAGCATGAAGGCCTCCGCCTTCCTGTACCCGTGGGACATCGTCGGGGACCCGGACGCCGCCGCCCGTGTCGCGGACCTCGGCGTCGGGCAGGTGACGCTCGCCTCCGCGTACCACTCGACCCGGGCGCTGACCCCGCGTCATCCCGGCCGCCGGATCGTCACCGCCGAACACGCCGCGGTGCTGTACCCGGCGGACGCCGGTCGGTGGGCGGGGCGCGAACTGCGTCCGTACGCGCAGTCCTGGGTGGCCTCGGACGATCCGTACGCCGAGGCCGCGCAGGCGCTGACGGATGCCGGTCTGGAGGTGCACAGCTGGGTGGTGCTCGCGCACAACTCCCGTCTGGGCGCCGACCATCCGGACACCTCGGTGGTCAACGCGTACGGCGACCGCTACCCGTGGGCGCCCTGCATCGCACAGCCCGCGGTCCGCGCGTACCTGGTGGAGCTGGCGGGCGAGGCGGCGGTGCGCGGCGGTACGCGCGGCACCGAGCTGGAGTCCTGCGGCTGGTACGGCTTCGCGCATCTGCACGCCCACGACAAGATCGCGGGCGTCGGCCTCGGGGACGCGGCCCAGTACCTGATGTCGCTCTGCTTCTGCCCCCACTGCCGGGCCGGATACGGCGAACACGGCGTGGACGCGGATGAGTTGAGCCGGGCCGTGTGCGCGGCCCTGGAACCGGTCTGGGCAGGGTCCGGTTCCTCGGAGGCCGGCTGGTCCGGCGTCGAGAAGCTACTCGGCGCCGATCTCGCCGCCGCCACCCTGGAGTTCCGCGGCCAGGTCGCCCGCACGCTCCAGGAGTCCGCGGTCGCCGCTGTGCGGGCGGCGGCCGCGGAGAACTTCCAGGTGCTGCTGCACGCCGACCCCGCCACGTACCGCTCCGGTGCGAACGTGGGCGTCGACCCGCAGCACATCCTCTCCGTGGCCGACGGGGTGGTGCTGCCCTGCACCGGCGGTGACGCGGCGCGCGAGACGGTCCTCGGACCGTTCACCGACCGGTCCGACCGGGTGATCGCCGCCAACTTCACCGTGGTCGGTGGCATGGGCGGCAGCCCCGCCACGCTGGAGCGCGACGCCGCGCACGCGGCCTCGCTCGGCGCGAACCAACTGCGCCTGTATCACGCCGGGCTGGCTTCCGGCCCGGACCTGAGGACCGTCGCCGAAGCGCTGTCACGCCTCGGACGATGACGGAACCGGATCGGTGGGGACGGCCGACGGCCGTCCCCACCGATCCGTGATCAGCAGGGCCGCGGTCAGCAGCCCCGCCGCACCGATCAGCGGCAGCAGCACCCTGATGTCCAGCACCGCGATCAGCCCCGCGCCGAGCGCCAGCGCCACCGCGTTCGGCACCATCATCAGCGAGTTGGCGGTCGCTGTCGTACGGCCCAGCACGGCGTCCGGTGTCTCGCGCTGCAGCGCCGTCATCGCGGCGATCAGCACACACGGCAGACCCGCCCCGATCGCGGCGCTCGCAACCAGGGCCACCGCGTCGTACGGCAGCGCCCGCACCCCGACCGCCGCCGCGAACAGCGCGATCCCGGCCGCGCTGAACACCCGCTCGGGCAGCCGCCGCAGCAACGGACCGGCCAGCAGCCCGAT is drawn from Streptomyces sp. NBC_01717 and contains these coding sequences:
- a CDS encoding 5-dehydro-4-deoxyglucarate dehydratase, giving the protein MTSAPLAARLTHVAGPLFFPVTAYGPDGGVDLDAFRAHVRAGIDGGAAAVFACCGTGEFHALTPEEFRLVVAAAVEETAGEVPVVAGAGYGTALAIQYAKLAEEAGADGLLAMPPYLVFADQEGLLAHYTALAAATSLETIVYQRDNAVFTPETVVALARTPGVIGLKDGYGDLDLMQRIVSAVRTELPGQDFLYFNGLPTAELTGLAYRGIGVTLYSSAVFAFAPDIALAFHRALDSGDDEFANALLDHFYRPLVELRAKGRGYAVSLVKAAVRLEGHAVGEVRTPLTEPPAAHIEELAGIIERGRAVLEKYGQARTAPEKPAA